The DNA segment CGCTGCAGGGCGGAGATGATCCAGCGGTCGACGGAGGACAGTTCCACCGGCTCGTCGTTGACGCCGCAGTCCTGGCCATCGGTGTTCTCGATGACGAAGTTGGCGGCGTTCCACAGCTTGTTGCAGAAGTTGCGGTAGCCCTCGACGCGGCCCATGTCGAACTTCACATCACGGCCGGTCGAGGCCAGCGAGCAGAACGTGAAGCGCAGGGCGTCGGTGCCGTAGCTGTTGATGCCCTCGGGGAACTCCGCCCGGGTCTGCTTGGCGATCTTCTCGGCCAGCTTGGGCTGCATCATGCCGCTGGTGCGTTTTTCGAGCAGGGTGTCGAGGTCGATGCCGTCGACGATGTCCAGCGGGTCCAGGACGTTGCCCTTGGACTTGGACATCTTGTGGCCCTGGGAGTCGCGGACCAGGCCGTGCACGTACACGGTCTTGAACGGAACCTGCGCGGTGCCGTCCTCGTTCTTCACCAGGTGCATGGTCAGCATGATCATGCGCGCGACCCAGAAGAAGATGATGTCGAAGCCGGTGACAAGCACGTCGGTGGGGTGGAAGGTCTTGAGGAACTCAGTCTGTTCCGGCCAGCCCAGGGTGGAGAAGGTCCACAGGCCGGAGCTGAACCAGGTGTCCAGCACGTCCTCGTCCTGCTCCAGGGCGATGTCGCCCAGGTTGTGCTTGGCGCGCACTTCGGCCTCGTCGCGGCCGACGTAGACGTTGCCTTCCTCGTCGTACCAGGCCGGGATGCGGTGGCCCCACCAGAGCTGGCGACTGATGCACCAGTCCTGGATGTCGCGCATCCAGGAGAAGTACATGTTCTCGTACTGCTTGGGCACGAACTGGATGCGGCCGTCTTCCACGGCGGCGATGGCGGGTTCGGCCAGGGGTTTGGTGGAGACGTACCACTGGTCGGTCAGCCAGGGTTCGATGACGGTGCCGGAGCGGTCGCCCTTGGGCACTTTCAGCGCGTGGTCTTCGATCTTCTCCAGCAGGCCGAGCTGTTCGAAGGCGGCGACGATTCGCGCGCGCGCCTCGAAGCGGTCGAGACCGGCGTACTCGGCCGGTAGGCTGCCATCGACTTCGTGGTTGACGTTGCCGTCCAGGTTGAACACGTGGGCGTGGGCCAGTACCGCGGCGTTCTTGTCGAAGATGTTGATCAGCGGCAAGTTGTGGCGCTTGCCGACTTCATAGTCGTTGAAGTCGTGGGCCGGGGTGATCTTCACGCAGCCGGTGCCGAACTCGGGGTCGCAGTACTCGTCCGCGATGATCGGGATGCGGCGGCCCACCAGGGGCAGCTCGACGAAGGTGCCGATCAGGTTCTTGTAGCGCTCGTCTTCCGGGTGCACGGCGACGGCGCTGTCACCCAGCATGGTTTCCGGACGGGTGGTGGCGACGATCAGGTAGTCCTTCCCGTCGGCGGTCTTGTGGCCGTCGGCCAGCGGATAGCGCAGGTTCCACAGGCTGCCTTTCTCGTCGTGATTTTCCACTTCGAGGTCGGAGATGGCGGTGTGGAACTTGGTGTCCCAGTTGACCAGGCGCTTGCCGCGGTAGATCAGGCCGTCTTCATGCAGGCGCACGAAGGCTTCCTTGACCGCTTCGGAGAGGCCGTCGTCCATGGTGAAGCGCTCGCGCGACCAGTCCACGGAGGAGCCGAGGCGGCGGATCTGGCGGGTGATGGTGCCGCCGGACTGTTCCTTCCATTCCCAGACCTTGTCGAGGAACTTCTCGCGGCCGAGGTCGTGGCGGCTGACACCCTGGGCGGCCAGTTGGCGCTCCACCACCATCTGGGTGGCGATGCCGGCGTGGTCGGTACCCGGCTGCCACAGGGTGTTGCGACCCTGCATGCGGCGGAAGCGGATCAGCGCGTCCATGATGGCATTGTTGAAGCCATGACCCATGTGCAGGCTGCCGGTCACGTTCGGCGGCGGGATCATGATGGTGTACGGGTCGCCGGAACCTTGCGGGGCGAAGTAGTGGTTCTTCTCCCAGGTCTGGTACCAGGAGGTTTCGATGGCGTGGGGCTGGTAGGTCTTGTCCATGGTTCGGCGGGGACCCTAGAGGCGTCTGAACGGGAAAACGAAAGAGTATAACGGCAACGGACCGTCGAAAGCATTGGCGCGCGTTGCAGGCGGTGCCCGGTGGTTACCGGGCGGGGTGGATCACTGCCGGCGCGGAGGCAGAAGGCGGGTCAGGCGGGCCTCGAGGCGTCGCTTGAGTTCGGCTTCGATCTGCGGCACGAAGTCGTCGATCACGTCTTGCAGGATCAGCTGCGCGGCGGCGCGCAGCTCGCTGTCCAGGCGCACCAGTTCGGGGTTGCCGGCGGCCGTCATGCGCTGGCGAATGGCATCGGCCAGCGGCTGCGTGGACGCCAGGGGCGGCGCGTCCGGTTCCGGTGACGGGACGGTGGCAGCCTGAAGCGGGGCGGGCGGTGGGGTGGCCAGGACAGGCGCTGCCTGTGGTGCCGGGGGCGGCTCGACGATTTCAGACAGCAGCGGAATGCCGTCGGCATCCAGACTGTCGGTCAGCAGAGGCGGCTCATTGCCGCTGGGCTCATCGCCAAGCAGTGCGCGGATGGATTCGAGGTCGTCCAGCAGGTGCGCTGGCTCAGGGGGGATCTTCGGGGTGTCCATGGGGCGGTTACGACTAGAGTTCGACTCGTTTCGGATCATAGCCCCGCTGCCGGTAGGCGCGGAAATTCTCCCGGCAGGCGGCGAGCAGGTCGGGTTCCTGGTTGACGATCTCGATGACCCGGCTGAAACGCTCGACGTGAGGCGAAATGCTCGAAGCGAGGTTGATCAGCAGGCCTTGCGGGACCGCGGGCTCTTCGTCCAGGGCCAGCACTACCGGAGCGTTGGCGTCGTCGTCGATGAGGCTGTGAGGAATGAAGCTTTCGGCGCGAAAGCGCCAGAGCAGCTGGTCCAGCTCGTCGCGCTGGGCGGCATCGCTGCAGCGCAGCAGGACCGGCAGTCCGTGCCGCCAGCCCTTGGCCGCCAACTGGCAGGCCGCGCGAAGGCGGTCCGCCGGGTTGGTCGAGGAGAGTACGTAGAACTCTATCCTCACTTGATACGGTCCAGCAGGAACTGCGTGAGCAGGGGTACCGGGCGGCCGGTGGCGCCTTTATCCTTTCCGCCGCTGATCCAGGCGGTACCGGCGATGTCCAGATGCGCCCAGTGGAACTTCTTCGCGAAGCGCGACAGGAAACAGCCAGCGGTGATGGTGCCGGCCTTCGGACCACCGATGTTGGCGATGTCGGCGAAGGGGCTGTCCAGTTGCTCCTGGTACTCGTCGAACAGCGGCAACTGCCAGGCGCGGTCATCGGCGTATTCGCCGGCCTGGAGAATCTGCTTCACCAGGCCGTCGTTGTTGCCCATCAGGCCCGAGGTGTTGCTACCCAGGGCGACGATGCAGGCGCCGGTAAGGGTGGCGATGTCGATCACTGCTTGCGGCTTGAAGCGCTCGGCGTAGGTCAGGGTGTCGCACAGCACCAGACGGCCTTCGGCGTCGGTGTTGAGGATTTCCACCGTCTGCCCGCTCATGGTGGTGACGATGTCGCCCGGACGGGTAGCGCCGCCGCTGGGCATGTTCTCGGCGCAGGCCAGCAGGCCTACCAGGTTGATCGGCAGTTGCAGCTCCAGCACGGAGCGGAAGGTACCGAGCACGCTGGCGGCGCCGCACATGTCGTACTTCATCTCGTCCATGCCGGCCGCCGGCTTGATGCTGATGCCGCCGGTATCGAAGGTGATGCCCTTGCCAACCAAGGCGAAGGGTTTGTCGTCCTTCTTGCCGCCCTGGTAGTTGAGCACGATCATCCGCGGCGGTTGCTCGCTGCCCTGGGCCACGGCGAGGAAGGCACCGGCGCCGAGCTCCTTGAGCTTCTTCTCGTCGAGCACTTCGACCTTGAGATTCTTGTGCGCCTTGGCGAGGGTCTTGGCTTCCTCGGCGATGAAGCTGGGGTGGCAGAGGTTCGGCGGCAGGTTGCCGAGATCGCGGGTGAAGGCCATGCCATTGGCGATGGCCTGGGCGTGCAGGCTGCCACGCTCGACATCGGCCTGGTGGGCCTTGTCCACCAGCAGGGTGACTTTCTTCAGCGCGTTGGGGTCGGCTTTCTGGCTCTTGAAGCGGTCGAAGACGTAGGCGCCATCAGCAAGGGTTTCCACCATCAGGCGGGCCTTGCCATAGGCGTCGCGGCCTTTCACGGACAATTCGTCCAGGGCCAGGGTGGCGTCGCTGCCGCCAAGACCTTTCAGCACGCCGTTCACGGCGGCGATCATTTTGCGGAACTGGCGGTCAGAGAGTTCGCGCTCCTTGCCGGTGCCCACCAGCAGCACGCGTTCGGCCTTGAGGTTGGGGAGGCTGTGCAGAAGCAGGGTCTGGCCCACTTTGCCGGCCAGGTCGCCACGCTTGAGCAGGGTGGAGATGGCGCCGCCAGCGGCAGCGTCAAGGGCCTTGGCCGCATCGCCGAGCTTGCGCCCTTCGCCGACCGCGACGACCAGCGTGGCGGTTTTCAGGGTTTCCAGACGGGCGCTTTTGACGAGGAATTCCATGACATGTGTCCCCAAGACAAAGAACCGGGATTAACGGATAATGCCGGCTATTTTTTCAGTGGCCCGTCAGATCGGCGGGCTGGCCATAAAGCGGCTAGTTTGAGCGTAGCCGCCCGAGCCTGACAACCCTGGAGTGTCTGGTTTTGATTGTCTTCCGTTATCTCTCCCGCGAGGTCCTGGTTACTCTGAGTGCGGTCAGTGCCGTGCTGCTGGTAATCATCATGAGCGGCCGTTTCATCAAGTACCTGGCGCAGGCCGCACAGGGTGCGTTGGACCCCGGTGTGCTGTTCCTGATCATGGGGTTCCGGATTCCCGGTTTCCTCCAGTTGATCCTGCCCCTGGGGCTGTTCCTTGGTTTCCTGCTGGCCTATGGCCGTCTCTATCTCGAAAGTGAAATGACTGTGCTCAGTGCTACCGGCATGAGTCAGCAGCGGCTGATGGCCTACAGCCTGGCACCGGCTTTGCTGGTCGCCTTGCTGGTGGCCTGGCTGAGCCTGGGCCTGGCGCCACAGGGTGTGAGTCAGGTGGCGCGCATCCTGAATGAGCAGGATGCGCTGACCGAACTCGATACGCTGGTGCCCGGGCGTTTCCAGGCGCTCAAGGGCGGCGGCCGGGTGACCTACACCGAGACGCTCTCCGCTGACCGGGGCGAGCTGGGAGGCGTGTTCATCTCCGAGAAGCGCTTGTCGCGCCAGGATGGCAAGGACCGTGGCATCGGCGTTCTGGTGGCGGAGAAGGGCCACCAGGAGATCCAGCCGGATGGCAGCCGCTATCTGATCCTCAAGAATGGCTACCGTTACGACGGCAATCCCGGCAAGGCCGACTACCGCATCATCCAGTACGAAACCTACGGCGTGCTGTTGCCCAAGCCGGAAATCACCTCCGAAATTGGCGAGCGTGAGGCGGTGCCCACGTCATCGCTGATCGGCAGCGACGATCCACGTTACCAGGCCGAGTTGCAGTGGCGCCTGTCCATTCCGCTGCTGGTGTTCGTGGTCACCCTGCTGGCGGTGCCGCTGTCCAGGGTCAACCCGCGCCAGGGCCGCTTCCTCAAGCTGCTGCCGGCGATCCTGCTGTATATGGCGTACCTGGCCCTCCTGATCGCCGCTCGCGGCCAGTTGGACAAGGGTCGGATTCCCATGGCGCTCGGCTTGTGGTGGGTGCATGGGCTGTTCATCGCGGTCGGCCTGCTGTTGTTGTACTGGGAGCCTCTGCGCCTGAAGTGGGCGGCTCGTCGTGATGCCCGTGAGGTGGCCCATGGTTAGGTTGGATCGTTACATCGGTACCAGTGTGTTCTTCGGCATCCTCGCGGTGCTGGGGGTCATCGTCAGCCTGGCGGCGCTGTTCGCGTTCATCGATGAGCTGGGCGACCTCGGCGGCGATTATGATGTGTTCGCGGCGGCCTGGTACGTGTTCCTGACCCTGCCGCGCCGGATCTACGACATGCTGCCCATGGCGGCGCTGATCGGTAGCCTGATCGGCCTCGGCACTCTGGCGAGCAGCAGTGAACTGACCGTGATGCGCGCTGCTGGCGTTTCTATCGGCCGTATCGTCTGGGCGGTTATGAAGCCCATGCTGGTGCTGATGCTGGCAGGGGTGCTGATCGGCGAGTACGTGGCTCCGTGGAGCGAAAACCTCGCCCAGGCAAGCCGCTCCCTGGCCCAGGGCGGAGGTGAAGCGCAAAGCTCCAAGCGCGGCCTGTGGCATCGTCAGGGCGAAGAGTTCGTGCACATCAACGCCGTGCAGCCCAATGGCGTGCTCTACGGCGTGACCCGCTACCGTTTCGATGGCGAGCGTCACATGCAGTCCGCCAGCTTCGCCAAGCGTGCCCTGTACCAGGGCGACCACTGGCAACTGGAAGATGTCGCCACCACCCACTTCCGTGGGGACCACACCGAGGTGGTCAGCAACGTCACCGAGCGCTGGGATGTCCAGCTCAATCCGCAGCTGCTGGGTACGGTGGTGATGGAGCCCGAGGCGCTGTCCATCACAGGGCTTTGGCGTTATACCCACTACCTGGCCGAGCAGGGCCTGAACAACGGCCGCTACTGGCTGGCCTTCTGGACCAAGGTGTTGCAGCCTCTGGTGACGGGGGCGCTGGTGCTGATGGCGATCTCCTTCATCTTCGGCCCTCTGCGCTCGGTTACGCTTGGGCAGCGGGTATTCACCGGTGTGGTGATCGGATTCGTGGTGCGCATCAGTCAGGACTTGCTTGGGCCGTCGAGTCTGGTGTTCGGCTTCTCGCCGTTGTTCGCGGTGCTGGTGCCTGCAGGTATCTGTGCCCTGGCGGGTCTGTGGTTGCTGAGGCGCGCGGGCTGATCCGCGATCGCGCTATGAAAAAGCCGGCATTTCGCCGGCTTTTTCATGGGTTCATTTCTTGTGCGCCGCCTTGGGGAGGTGGACTACCTGAGTATCGGAGTAGATGTCGTGCCAGGTGCGTTTCTCCTTGTCCCACAGGCTCCAGAAGAAGCCCAGGCCCAGGGTCAGCCAGGAGCCGATGGCGATCACGAAGCGCAATAGCGCCTGCCACAGGCTGATGGCCGAGCCATCCTTGTTCTGTACGCGAATGCCCCAGACCTGCATGCCGAGGGTTTGGCCGTTGTGGGTCCAGAACTTGGCAAAGAAACCGAACAGGGCGAACACCAGCAGGGTGGAGAGTACTGGGTCGCCGGAGAGGGCACCCTGGTCGGCCAGCTGGCGCAGGCGCTCGCTGCCGTAGATCAGGCGCAACACGACCTGCTGGTAGAAAAGCGTGACCACCATGAGCAGGGCGACGCAGAGCAGGAAGTCGTAGAAGATCGCGGCGAAGCGGCGAATGAGCCCGGCGGTGGGGAAGTCGCCCTGGGGGCGCAGCTGATGTTTCGGCATTGCAGGCTCTTGGCGTGTGGGAAGCGCGCCATTCTAGCAGCCGATCAGCAGACACAAAAAAGCCCCTGATGTTTCCATCAGAGGCTTTCGGCGAAGCTCAGGATCAGTTAACGACCTGAACCTTGTCAGCCTGCATGCCTTTCTGGCCTTGTACGGCTTCGAAGGTAACCTTCTGGCCTTCTTTCAGGCTACGGAAGCCGGAGCCTTCGATAGCGCGGAAGTGAACGAACAGATCCGGGCCGCTTTCCGGGGTGATGAAACCAAAACCTTTCTCGTCGTTGAACCATTTGACGGTGCCGGTTTGACGATTCGACATATCTTTAATCCTTGAAACTGAAGTTGATGACAGCCTGCTGTTCACTGGTGCGCCAGAAGGGCTGGAACTGGTTGCAAAGAGGTAAGAGAAGTCGAGCGGGATGTAGCGGATCTGGTGATCTACCGCATCAGGTCACGATTCAACAGCGACCCATGCA comes from the Pseudomonas sp. TCU-HL1 genome and includes:
- a CDS encoding leucyl aminopeptidase, producing the protein MEFLVKSARLETLKTATLVVAVGEGRKLGDAAKALDAAAGGAISTLLKRGDLAGKVGQTLLLHSLPNLKAERVLLVGTGKERELSDRQFRKMIAAVNGVLKGLGGSDATLALDELSVKGRDAYGKARLMVETLADGAYVFDRFKSQKADPNALKKVTLLVDKAHQADVERGSLHAQAIANGMAFTRDLGNLPPNLCHPSFIAEEAKTLAKAHKNLKVEVLDEKKLKELGAGAFLAVAQGSEQPPRMIVLNYQGGKKDDKPFALVGKGITFDTGGISIKPAAGMDEMKYDMCGAASVLGTFRSVLELQLPINLVGLLACAENMPSGGATRPGDIVTTMSGQTVEILNTDAEGRLVLCDTLTYAERFKPQAVIDIATLTGACIVALGSNTSGLMGNNDGLVKQILQAGEYADDRAWQLPLFDEYQEQLDSPFADIANIGGPKAGTITAGCFLSRFAKKFHWAHLDIAGTAWISGGKDKGATGRPVPLLTQFLLDRIK
- a CDS encoding DNA polymerase III subunit chi, which gives rise to MDTPKIPPEPAHLLDDLESIRALLGDEPSGNEPPLLTDSLDADGIPLLSEIVEPPPAPQAAPVLATPPPAPLQAATVPSPEPDAPPLASTQPLADAIRQRMTAAGNPELVRLDSELRAAAQLILQDVIDDFVPQIEAELKRRLEARLTRLLPPRRQ
- a CDS encoding RDD family protein, which encodes MPKHQLRPQGDFPTAGLIRRFAAIFYDFLLCVALLMVVTLFYQQVVLRLIYGSERLRQLADQGALSGDPVLSTLLVFALFGFFAKFWTHNGQTLGMQVWGIRVQNKDGSAISLWQALLRFVIAIGSWLTLGLGFFWSLWDKEKRTWHDIYSDTQVVHLPKAAHKK
- the lptG gene encoding LPS export ABC transporter permease LptG, which gives rise to MVRLDRYIGTSVFFGILAVLGVIVSLAALFAFIDELGDLGGDYDVFAAAWYVFLTLPRRIYDMLPMAALIGSLIGLGTLASSSELTVMRAAGVSIGRIVWAVMKPMLVLMLAGVLIGEYVAPWSENLAQASRSLAQGGGEAQSSKRGLWHRQGEEFVHINAVQPNGVLYGVTRYRFDGERHMQSASFAKRALYQGDHWQLEDVATTHFRGDHTEVVSNVTERWDVQLNPQLLGTVVMEPEALSITGLWRYTHYLAEQGLNNGRYWLAFWTKVLQPLVTGALVLMAISFIFGPLRSVTLGQRVFTGVVIGFVVRISQDLLGPSSLVFGFSPLFAVLVPAGICALAGLWLLRRAG
- a CDS encoding valine--tRNA ligase, with amino-acid sequence MDKTYQPHAIETSWYQTWEKNHYFAPQGSGDPYTIMIPPPNVTGSLHMGHGFNNAIMDALIRFRRMQGRNTLWQPGTDHAGIATQMVVERQLAAQGVSRHDLGREKFLDKVWEWKEQSGGTITRQIRRLGSSVDWSRERFTMDDGLSEAVKEAFVRLHEDGLIYRGKRLVNWDTKFHTAISDLEVENHDEKGSLWNLRYPLADGHKTADGKDYLIVATTRPETMLGDSAVAVHPEDERYKNLIGTFVELPLVGRRIPIIADEYCDPEFGTGCVKITPAHDFNDYEVGKRHNLPLINIFDKNAAVLAHAHVFNLDGNVNHEVDGSLPAEYAGLDRFEARARIVAAFEQLGLLEKIEDHALKVPKGDRSGTVIEPWLTDQWYVSTKPLAEPAIAAVEDGRIQFVPKQYENMYFSWMRDIQDWCISRQLWWGHRIPAWYDEEGNVYVGRDEAEVRAKHNLGDIALEQDEDVLDTWFSSGLWTFSTLGWPEQTEFLKTFHPTDVLVTGFDIIFFWVARMIMLTMHLVKNEDGTAQVPFKTVYVHGLVRDSQGHKMSKSKGNVLDPLDIVDGIDLDTLLEKRTSGMMQPKLAEKIAKQTRAEFPEGINSYGTDALRFTFCSLASTGRDVKFDMGRVEGYRNFCNKLWNAANFVIENTDGQDCGVNDEPVELSSVDRWIISALQRTEAEVTRHLDQFRFDLAAQTLYEFIWDQYCAWYLELVKPVLWDENAPIERQRGTRRTLIRVLEVALRLAHPFMPFITEEIWQRIKAQAGKNGATLMLEPWPVANEARIDDAAEGDIEWVKALMLGVRQIRGEMNISMAKRIDLLLANANDEDRRRLADNEPLLKKLAKLESIRILAAGEEAPMSATALVGDMQVLVPMAGLIDKGAELARLDKEIQRLDGEVKRVGGKLGNEGFVAKAPADVIEKERAKLAEAEQALANLTEQRARIASL
- the lptF gene encoding LPS export ABC transporter permease LptF, producing MIVFRYLSREVLVTLSAVSAVLLVIIMSGRFIKYLAQAAQGALDPGVLFLIMGFRIPGFLQLILPLGLFLGFLLAYGRLYLESEMTVLSATGMSQQRLMAYSLAPALLVALLVAWLSLGLAPQGVSQVARILNEQDALTELDTLVPGRFQALKGGGRVTYTETLSADRGELGGVFISEKRLSRQDGKDRGIGVLVAEKGHQEIQPDGSRYLILKNGYRYDGNPGKADYRIIQYETYGVLLPKPEITSEIGEREAVPTSSLIGSDDPRYQAELQWRLSIPLLVFVVTLLAVPLSRVNPRQGRFLKLLPAILLYMAYLALLIAARGQLDKGRIPMALGLWWVHGLFIAVGLLLLYWEPLRLKWAARRDAREVAHG
- a CDS encoding DNA polymerase III subunit chi codes for the protein MRIEFYVLSSTNPADRLRAACQLAAKGWRHGLPVLLRCSDAAQRDELDQLLWRFRAESFIPHSLIDDDANAPVVLALDEEPAVPQGLLINLASSISPHVERFSRVIEIVNQEPDLLAACRENFRAYRQRGYDPKRVEL
- a CDS encoding cold-shock protein; its protein translation is MSNRQTGTVKWFNDEKGFGFITPESGPDLFVHFRAIEGSGFRSLKEGQKVTFEAVQGQKGMQADKVQVVN